In the Epinephelus lanceolatus isolate andai-2023 chromosome 6, ASM4190304v1, whole genome shotgun sequence genome, one interval contains:
- the tmem45a gene encoding transmembrane protein 45A encodes MGSFKGHALPGSFFLVAGIWWTVKHSLWHASRRNKNIGSTRLASRASQRRLEIIESSVILFFSFVGMLAEQFAAGGPKLQLYDSAEKHWEQLMNWQHATMYLFFGLAATVSLILHTTEAAPLALDRLMLAIAFFNEGFLFLYHLHGRSMLDVHVHQLLLYAVFGQALVAFLEVFHRGNIILELLRCTLTLLQGSWFWEIGFVLYPPHGPDWDLKDHNNMMFITMCYSWHLAFAMLMVGTIYCIVGCVVRSRLRKTPPMEMGLLKPRDRDPESEDEIL; translated from the exons ATGGGAAGCTTCAAAGGCCACGCGCTCCCTGGAAGCTTCTTTCTGGTAGCTGGGATCTGGTGGACAGTAAAGCACTCGCTGTGGCACGCCAGCCGCAGGAACAAGAATATAGGATCCACACGGCTGGCCAGCAGAGCGTCACAGCGCCGCCTGGAGATCATCGAAAGCTCTGTCATactcttcttctcttttgttG GGATGCTAGCAGAGCAGTTCGCTGCAGGCGGACCCAAACTCCAGCTGTACGACTCTGCAGAGAAACACTGGGAGCAACTGATGAACTGGCAGCACGCCACCATGTATCTGTTCTTTGGCCTGGCTGCGACTGTGTCTCTGATCCTCCACACAACAGAGGCCGCTCCGCTGGCACTGGACAGATTAATGCTGGCCATCGCTTTCTTTAATGAAG GATTTCTCTTCCTCTACCACCTCCATGGCAGGAGCATGTTGGACGTCCATGTGCACCAGCTCCTGCTCTACGCCGTCTTTGGCCAGGCTCTGGTTGCCTTCCTGGAGGTCTTCCACCGCGGTAACATCATCCTGGAGCTGCTGCGCTGCACCCTCACGCTCCTGCAGGGGAGCTGGTTCTGGGAG ATTGGTTTTGTACTCTACCCTCCCCACGGCCCTGACTGGGACCTAAAGGACCACAACAACATGATGTTCATCACCATGTGTTACTCCTGGCACCTCGCCTTCGCCATGCTCATGGTGGGCACCATCTATTGCATCGTCGGCTG tgtggtTCGCTCCAGACTGAGGAAGACTCCTCCGATGGAAATGGGACTTCTGAAGCCCAGAGACAGAGATCCGGAGTCAGAGGATGAGATTTTATGA
- the sft2d2a gene encoding SFT2 domain containing 2a: protein MDKLKSVLSGEEARSHDRTILETVNEASTLGWGNRVKGFIACFVVGGACTVLGVCMLFLPKIGLTLFIVFYTFGNICALCSTMFLMGPMKQLKRMCDKTRALATTIMLTCLVLTLCAAFWWKNFGLALLFCILQVLSFAWYSLSYIPCVREALLKLVSVFLK from the exons ATGGATAAATTAAAATCGGTGTTGAGCGGTGAAGAGGCGCGCAGTCACGACCGAACCATTTTGGAG ACCGTCAATGAAGCCTCGACTCTGGGCTGGGGAAACCGAGTGAAGGGATTCATCGCATGTTTCGTGGTGGGGGGCGCGTGCACAGTTTTG ggagTGTGTATGCTCTTCCTCCCCAAAATCGGACTCACCCTCTTCATTGTCTTCTACACTTTTGGAAATATATGTGCTCTGTGCAG CACCATGTTTCTGATGGGGCCGATGAAGCAGCTGAAAAGGATGTGTGACAAAACAAGAGCTCTGGCCACCACGATAATGCTT ACCTGCCTTGTGTTGACTCTCTGCGCAGCCTTTTGG TGGAAGAACTTCGGACTTGCTTTGTTATTTTGCATCCTGCAGGTCTTGTCCTTTGCCTG GTACAGTCTGTCGTACATCCCGTGTGTGAG GGAGGCGCTACTGAAGCTGGTGTCGGTCTTCTTGAAGTGA